The Gossypium arboreum isolate Shixiya-1 chromosome 6, ASM2569848v2, whole genome shotgun sequence DNA window caataTGTCTTTTCGTATTACGATCTGACTATGTAATagcacttagtattagttaaatgcTAGATAATTAGTGAGCCAATATTTTCTTCCATTATATTTTGCGTGCAAAAATTGTTGAGgataatacataaatattaatgtaatcaataaatattttatttaaccaatttgtttgaaaaatacAAGTATACATAGATGAAAATACTTCACTTAGGGCACTAAATCCTACATGTCTCTCCATTGACCAAGTTACTTAAAAAAATGTAAAGTTTTAATGGatgaatatgtaacaccccgttcccgataccgtcgccggagtcggacacgaggggttctcagaccaactctcatgtgtcacacagactatttttcacatttccagtccagctggcaaactgcgtccctgtcaccttaaaaatcatatctcgagttccagaacttgaaaaccagttccgtaaattttccccgaatttagactcatatatccatccgtggatttatttctaaaatttttggtcgggccaattggtacagtttattagttaaagtcacccctgtttcggggttcgactacactgacctttgcgcattacgacctggatatcatctcgtacagagctccaatgctcatgccgtttgtttctaatgaaactagactcaaaggggaatctatgcatataaggcatgacttctaattgtttctggataatttatggtaaattttcaaagtcgaaacatagaatccagaaaccgttctggccctgtctcacgaaatcttgaatatctcttaaaatacagctcatatggtcgtttcgtttcatccatatgaaaatagacccatcaagcttcgagtacgtaatttttttagcaattaattccacttctactatttttagtgatttttcgatctcatatcactgctgctgtccgcaacagttactgcagtagactatgccaatttcatgaatccttccttagccttactaatcatccatcatacatgacacaaattatggccaccttatcaaaatttaaggtttctaagactcgtggctataggttctagcatcccactcaaacgaccacataggccattttcacatggcttcgttgacggttccgagcacccaaaaggagacgagtccaagaaacctaaaatgggtgacaagaaaacaccgagtgagtttataactcagtaagtcataagcattccacaaccatccattaataaaattatcataaaatgaaataatgaaacaaggccaagtgttccagccataccgaactataccatagttccttagacctttcggatcaatctcataccaagtcatacatttacatttcatatactattcaataggatatttgaagcaatttccatacatcatttcatttccgcaacaatcatgcaatcaaatgaactttcatctattccacgataccttatttacggtaatgcaattgaaatcatcacatagatttaaatcttaccaactccaccccgagcatgaacatagcatctattagccatgaactcaaggtacttactctttccgctgtccatactcatctcgataaagtcacacctccatataaatattcaatcggagatatgtgtagagttcgcacacatagtgcttaatactcaatcacgcacactcagtgccatgtgattcaagcccgcacacatagtgccatatagtccaaactcgcacacttagtgccatacattacaagctcgcacactcggtgccaatctaaatcaccgtacacatctatttctcgcacacttagtgcgaagcaaacttcctacacatttcactatctcttttacgttcaacaatatcatcttttcatacacatacatttgtatatatttcttctcattaaacacaattgcatagatattacaatcatttaagcaatatcaaatacatgcttaatgacttaccttgtattgggtaaaatggttccaactcggctactcgatgttctttcctttgtctttgcttgattctccacctctagcttcttgagcttaatcaataaattaactagtttaaccgtcttgccacatatttatacatgacatcaactataccatcatcattaattcatcaaatcacaaaattttatctcatgaacatttaacacttaacatttaccccatctaggccgactttgctagcacacaagcctttggcgaatgtccttgacctatagtcacccaaaatttctttgttctttaaaattcatccaagaccacattcggcacctccaactaataatttagatactctcaagctcattcacaagtactattatatatcacattaagcattaattattttgcaacatgaattctatagcatggcgaatactcatgcacatacacatataacaacaagaactcaatggcacaaaaatctccttttattaaacattcatctcacttctcttcatgcttcgtcacaacaacattaaaataccaaccaagaaagacaacctccatggcgaacttcatctccatcaaatagcaaagaaatctaagccatgggctaggtaggtttcaaactaacaactaaaacatgcatgaatcttaaggaatgacatcaaacatacctcaatctagttgcaagtatggccaagcttctccaaaccccctctcccttactcacggcaatacaaaaatttgagaaaggatgagcactttttttttgtttttcttgttcaattcacggcaaatgggggcatccatgctcatcattttttttcaattctttaatgctagcttttattttatggcttcctacatacaccactaacctaacatgttggaaacatgttcctttgcccataatcttgtcatggcggccactatccttagggaatggactatttgacatgcaactccatctattttacttcattcttttactaacctcttaaaattagccacatatatttaaatcctttcacatgagtccttttctttcaattcacgttcaatttaactaaatcaaagaattaaaattcacacatgcattttcacatatatttggcatggaataaggtatttaaatgtttttgtgacccagttttgtggtcccgaaaccacttcccgactagggttaaattagggatgtcacagaatAAGTGTTAATAAAGCTTTAGCTTGAAACGCCCAAGAGTAGTGGTGTTGCTTGGAGGGCATATTGTTGCACATTACAATATTTGATGTGTTTAGTTAGAATTCATGTTATTACACTCACCAAAGTATCATTACCATTTATGGCGCTATTGCATATTTTAAGTGTGTTTGGGGTTATGTGTGTATTCATTTCACATTTCCTTGTTTGATTAATAGGGAAAAATTTGAATTGGTATttgaatattaataaaatattacaatTTTTTATGTGATAAGGTTAATAAATCTTGAGGATGATATATATGATGTTAATTACAAAGATTGCATTCATAGTGGTTTCATTGAGGTTATTGATGGGATGTTATATTGTGATTGTTGTTGGATCAATTATATGACTTAATATCAGTTAATGATGTTGTTATTTAgtatgtttttttatttaagaAATGTATTAGATTTTTAGAAAAGTGCCACTAACATTTGAGGAAAGCTTAGCGTGTGGATCATTGTTTCATCCATAGGTTACAGGTAATTTGAGGGTGGACTTTATGTTTGAGTAGCATCAACATTCAAAGTCTCAATACCTATTTTGCTTTTGTAAAACCCTTTACGCTTTCTAGTAAACTATAGCATGTACTTAGGCTTTAGTTGTCTTTgagatactttttttttttggacttaTATGTTGTTTTTGGTTATTTAGCATTAAGATACATATTTTgattttatgttgaaatttctAAAAGTATGCATAAAGTAATATGTTTTTTCATTTTACTAGCATGACAACATTATGAATTTGTATATTACTAAATATGAATTCATATGTTATGTAAATGTTTTAGTTTGATTAATTTATCAGTATGCTTTTTGTAACATGCAAAACAAGTTTAGAAAAACCTAGAGGCATGATTGCATGACTTGAAATGACATTGCATTTCTAGGCCTAAGTCTCATAATATATTGAGCATGTCACGAGATAGGTTGAACAAAATTGTGTGAATATGCATTTTTTAGGTGCATGTCGCGAGACATGGGGGACTAAGTCTCGAGACATGCAAGTCAATAGTCAAAATCTGGTTTCAGGGGTCACAAGTCTAAAGACATGGACCCTGTGTCTCGAAACATCCTTCCTTGTTTTGGAATTTTGGCCTGGGATTCGAAACGTGTCCCCTTATTTGATCGTATTTAACCCTAAAACATTATATTAGGGCATTTGATCTTtattgtcatttatagtgatatGTTAATGCCTAAAATGATTTTTGTTTGACTTTAAACTTGTTTTAAATGTATTAGTGATTGTTTGAGTTGCTTCAGCAACATATGTGATGCTTTATATTCGATCGTCTTCTGAACCAAGCGTAGAGTTCTCATTTGAATCAATTATAGGATCCTATAAAGACTCTTCAAGTTTCCACATCAAGGGGAAGATCTCACTTAAAGAATAAAGTTTAAGGAAGATTCAtttcatgtttaaaaactttatCTATTATCTTATgttgaaaaaagaaaagataagATGGTTGAAAGAAGGCCCCATGTTTCAAATCGAATATAAGGCTATTGAACCTTATATCAAGGGTTATGGTTGAATGGTTTGATATAGAGATTAGGCATAATATTTTGAGAGAAAATATTGTTCATATTGGGAATTAATATGTAAGAGTTCTTCTATCATTATCAGATAATTATGAAAAGCACTTACTAAGTGATTGAGAGAGCAAAGTGTACGAATCAAACTAGATCATACAAGGTGAGGCTGCAACTTAGTGAAATGGGTTGGGCTCAAGTCATTATTCTTTGTACTATAAAGATTTTAGTGGTTTGGTTCACTAAACAAAGCTCCACAGAAGTAAATTAAATCCAAATAGCATAAACATTTCTTATATTGCTATTTTATTGTAGTTGTGTTATTCGTTGTGCCGACAACTCTTCCCAGAACTAAGACAAACAAATTTTTAAGTTGTTTTTAGAAGCCTATAATTTTAGGGATATAAATCAAATTAGATTTATACGAAATGATTAAATAATTGTGGGGGTGGTTGCTGCGTTTTATTTATTGTGTTCAATCTATATTTTTGTTATGTTGGTACAGATTATGACTTTTGCTTTGAATTTTGCCCTATTGCCCTGCATCTTATCTTTGTTTGGAAAGATTCATGTACTTTCCTTGACCCGAATAAATGTTGGTTGATCATTTCACATGTTGTGCTTTGTATACGTGTTCTTTACTATTGTAGCTTTGTGAAAAGATTGTAGATTATTTTTTGTTGGTAGGTAAAATTCATATCCATGCCAAGAGTGCTTTTTGGTTGCATTTTTCTTGATGTGATTGAATCATGGAGGTTTACAACTTTTTCTTAATGATTGGAACATTCACAAAAAGCATGGAGTGTATTAGTTATGAAAGATGAACCTATTCTGCTCTATTTATTTTATCTCAATGAGAATGAAAACTTATATGTACGTATAATATTTTGtagattttagatttttttaaaatcagATTTATAATAAAACATGAATTAGTATTAATTACAAAAGATATATTTTGTAATTcaagtaatttaaaattttgaagtgCTTTAAAATTCAAATCTTAATTTGGTGATGAGTTTTATGCTTGGACATGagattcattttatatatattatctttattgtagtatttttttacaatttatagaaaatatttatttctataaaAGTTGTTAAAATCTTAAAATTAGATGAAAATTGAAATAAAACTTGAATTATCCAAATAATGAATTTGAATggatttaaatttagaatttaaatattttaattccaaaataaagaatctaaaaatcataagaagctctcaaacttaaaaaaaaaaaaattaactctcttctctctttttttcttacACTTAATCAGTTACTTGAGTTTTCAAAATGTATCAAAAAGGCCCTTAATTTTTTTCGAAAAAAGCATTTAAGCTCCActtttttcactcaattgagtACTTAAACtgtcaaaatgcataaaaaaaccctcaaactttttcaaaaaaagcaattaagtccCTACTTTTTTTTTGGCACTCAATTGGTACTTTAACAATTAACCATTAGAGTTAATTGTCcttaattttttcaattaaagccACAACATGTCATAATCACGGTGTGACatgcaaaaaatataaaaataaatatcaataaaagttataaaatttattaaattttaataaaaatataaaattatttaaattttattaaaatttagaaaatatatataaatcgtaaaaatataaaaaattgtaaaattttataaaataataaaattataaaatgcttcAAAAAACTctttaactattaactttaacACTTTAAATACCTTCAGCTTTTTTCAATTAAAACCATTACGTGTCACAACACAATATGACATGTgatgaaaaatgataaaaaataaaattcaaataaagttatagaaaaattataaaatgattcttttagtacaataatttttataattttttacaaattttatatttctttacatttttataattttcttatgactttattaaattttataaaaaattatatttttattaaaatcaataattttattacttttattaatttttattttttatattttttccgCATGTCACGTTGTGGTTGTATGAGGACAAAAAAagccttattttttttttttgaaaaagtttgattaGCTTTTTAACGCATTTTGAAAATTATTAGGTGTAAAAGAAAAAAACACAAAagcgtaattttttttttttaaatttaaggggtttttacattttaattcaaATCATAAATATGAAAATCatcaatttcaaataaaaattttaaaatctaaatatTAGCTACAACAGTTATGGGAACATATATATGTTGTAAATTTGTTCATTGCCGGACACAGTATTTCCATAAAACTACAAAAATCTCCAAAATGAAAAATTGAAGTATGAAAATTACGAATTGGCCTTTTTATTGATCAAACAAAATCTCTAAACAAGAGAACCAATTTGCAGAGATTATTAGCATAATACCAAGCTGTTCTCAAAATTAAGTAGGAACTAAAGAACCAGGCTTCACTCCAAATTGCTTTGTTAATATGGAAGCAAGgatatgataataaataaaaCTGGAAATGGAACATGATGACACTTACACTGTTATTTTCCTCAGGTTATTTCTTCACCTTGCAGAAGCACATATGGATTGCTGATTATATAGCCCAGTGACTACATTAGTAAGCTGCTGCCTGTTTTTCCGCCGTTTCTTTACAACTGTAAAGCCTTCGCCATCTCCgggtttctttttattttcatccaacGCTTTTGGTTCTTCATTGCTACCGGATTGAGAATCCAAGTCCTTTCCTTCATTCCCatatagaaattttattattGCAGTGTCTCTTGTAACTGCATCCGAAGAGTTTTGGGAATGGTTGAGCCTTTTGTCATTGATTAAAGCCTCACATGCACCATCCATGTTCTGCTTGGCGGACCGGACAATGAAGCTAAGCAAAATCTGCCTTGCGAGCTCAGATTTCTCCTCCGCGCTGCTCTTTTTTGGATTAGAACCGTTAACTTCCCTACTCGACTTCTTATCAACTTCCTTCACTTCTGTGTTCATAGCTTCTTCAGAGACACTCAAATCACCAGTTCCAGTCATTTGCCAAATTTTGCTTGGAACGAACGCAGGTGCATGAGGGTTCATAACTCTCGGAGATCCAAATCCATTTTGTTCCAAAATAGGAGTTTGGTATCTAAGAAAGCTACCGTAAGAATTATTGTTTGTGTAAAACAATGTCGACCTTGGCCCGCAAGGAACTCGAGCAGCAACTGGAGGTACAACAGGCTCAGCAAGCATGCCTTGACTAGCtgttacatcataaacacatgtAACAGAAACTGAGTTTAACGGGTGATAGAGTGCTCCGGGATTGAATGGTTCAGCTGATGCCGATAGCTTACTCCCTTTTGCTTCTAAACCTTTTTCCTGACTACAAGAAGACACCTTATCAATTTCAGGAGCAGTTTCTTCCGACTGACTTTCAGTATCATGAGTTCCTTCAGTTTCATCATTGTCATCCACTACATCATCGACAACAGAGATGTTGTTCCCATCCTCTACATTTGCTGTCTCGGCGCACATTGACTGTTCCATTTTTCCCTCACTTGGTTCCAATAATGGCTTTAGAACTGTACCTGGAGGTGCCGCAGCTACTTCTTTGTAAGAAAGTGATTTTGAAGCAATGGCACTAAGATTTGCTGAAGGGGAGGAACCTCTGGAAACAGAAGCAGGTAAACCAATTGAAATCCCTCTAGGATTCAAGCTGGAAGACTTAGATTGCTTTACTGTTTGCATTTCCTTTATAATGTTCTTCGGGACAGTTTTTCCTGCTGGTGAGATAATGTCTCGCCTACTCCCACTCTCTCTACCATTTGAATATTCACAACCATTCACCTTTAGCTTTGCAAAAACTGGTTTCTTCCTTCCATACTTCTTTCCAGTGGCATTTCCTGACCGACCTTTCGAATTGGCTTCTTGCCACCCTTCATCTGAAGTTGTATCTTCAACAACTTCAGTTGTAACAGTTGGCTCAATACTATAAATATTATCGGTTTCTTCTGGTTCTTCGGGATGAATAGAAGACAGGGTACCTATTTCATTAATATCCACAGTTGCCGTAGCTTTATCTGTTGCATCAACAAACACAGCACCATCTGTTTGTAAGTTGTTACGTGTATCATGGGTTTTATCACTAATCTGTAACACCTGCCAAGTTAGAAAAAAAAATGTCAATGTTATATGTCAAGCAGCATAAAGAACAATGAGATAATGGAAATCCGTATCTATAGTAATGACTGGATCTGCATGGAACATCAAGATAAGCAAGTGAGCCAATTTAGAAGGATATACTAATAAGAGAGATTAGAACAAGAAAGTTTTTGAAAACTTCAAAGGCAACCTCatcttcagtcaacaaagttctGATGGCCATTAAAGAATGGTCAAGCTAATCAGAGTTTGTTGTTTGCTCTTGGAGATTTTTTAAAACAATGGTCTTATTGAATTTCTGACAAGGGAACATTTTTATGTTAGCACCTCAAAACTGTAGTATCTTATTTTGGAGTTAAAAATAGCTATGTTGATCCAACTCTTAATTTTTCTTTCAAATACTCATGTTCGACTTGGGTATGGGGGAAAAACTGAACATACTCGTGTCGAATATATACATGTATCTGACACTCACACCAAGTTCAAGTAACATAGAGAAACGGTGCTTTGTGCTGTTATAAGTGGAGGGTCACATTACATAAGCTGAAACAAAATCATAGATGAtatcatgatttttttttaagaGTTATGCGAAACATGGTCTGAAACTATCAAGTACCTTGGAACGCCGCTGCTTCCTCTGCACATCGCTTCCTTTAGAATCTTGATCGGGACTAATGTAATTGAGGAGATCTGATACACTGCAACAAACGGTCACAGGTTTTTGTGCTGCAAGAAATGATGATATAATTGAATAACTAGTAATTTGGATATACCATATTAATACCTAAGATGACCTTTGCTTGCAATTGATGCATCTGGCTTCGGAGTTCCAGTTCGTGCTGCTTCTTGCTGTTCTAGAGCTTTTGATTCAAAATATTCAAGCCAGGCAGCAGCATCCTGCAAAAGGAAAGCAGTTCATAAACAGTTTAATAATGTTAATCAGCCAACAAAAAGTGCTTCAATCTTTTCGATTTCTGATCTCAATAGAACCCTCATCTAACAGAATGCACAAAGAAGCATAAAATTGCCTAGCCAAGTGGTATAGACAGTCATGACCAGCGTATTTACCTGGGTACGAAGGTCATCTGGTCCGAGTTTTGCTTGAAGTATCTTGAGTGTAGTTTGCTCATGTTGCACACTTAATGAATAAGCTTCCATCAATGAAAGAGCAATGGCAATAGCATGATAGCTTGCGGCAGTCTGTCATGGGAggaaatcacaaaaaaaaaaaaagatccaaCTATGAGAAAATTAGACACGTATGTACGATCTCATTGAACAAACAACAAAGATGAGACAGACCTGTATGTGATCAGCTCCAAGCAGTCTCTGGTTGCACTTAAGAGCTTCATGTAGATATCTAAGAGCAACATGAACATTTCCCATGCCTTCTTCCATCATAGCCACATTTATATATGTTGCGGCAGTGTTAGGGTGAGACAATCCACAAGTAAAATGAAGAAGGAATAAGGCACGGTTTACATATCTGCGAAAAATGTAATAAGTTTGTCAAGAGTGTAAAAATCGAAAGCAAAATAAACAACACATACTCCAAAAGAGTATATCATCATCAAGCAAGAAAAGGGCATCACTCTTAGCAGTGCGAGAGCTGTGAGCCTTTTAGCAAATTAAATGCAATCTAAACCACAAAAGATCCCGACTCACTTCAAAGCCATTTCCATGTGTTGGAGCCGATAATAGAATACAGAAAGATCCCCATAGCTTTTCATGGTATCTGGATGGTCAAGACCAAGCTCCCTCTCATTAATATCCAAAGCTTTCTGTTGATATACGGCTGCCTAAACAGCAAGAAACAATTTACATTAGATATATTTCCCATTATGTCCAGTTAAATTTGatagaaaaatattattttcagatAACATGATAATATATTATCTGAATCCTTAGCTTGCTAAGTAAACAGTATCTCGGAGACTGAGAGGTGAATTCATTTTCATACATCTTAATCTGAAATATAGCAGAAGGTTTTGATACCTGATTGAAATCTCCAGTATGGTAGAGAACAACAGCAAGAAGACTGTAAGCACTTGCAGTAGTTCGATGATAAGGACCGCATACAGCTATCATCTTTGTCAATGCCTTGAAAAGCAAGTATCACATAACATAAGACCAATTGAAGTTCTATTTAGTAACATTGCATCCCTTCACAATGTAGgataaaggaagagaaaataaAGAGAGGAATGAGAAGGAAAAGGGCTACTTTGTTATTTTTCATCATTTCCTCTGTTGCTTGATGTAATTAGTTAAAATGCATGCTAACATTTACATACTACAAATTTATCACATTCGCTCTATCTGTGGTTAATTAACAGAAGGGAAAAAAAAGGTTAAACATTAACTGTAAGCTTAACTCATTAATATATAAAAAGCACGGAAAGGAGATAAGTCCTTTCaataaaaataagagaaaaatagGAATAGTGAAGGGATCAGTTATTGATTAGATAGACACCAACTCAGTTACAGAAAGTGATATAATTTTTACATATCCTTTCTGTTTCAATTGCTTTCCTCAAATTTTTAACCAAATgagaaaatataaaagaaaagaagataaaAATTATATCACTTTCTCTTACCCTTCACCAAACATAGGGCATAAATAAATGCAAAGTGTAACTGCATGGGAAAATACCTTTGTCCCATAGTTAACCGCATCCTCTAGTTTTCCTTTGTCAAGAGCAATCTTGGATGACTCCAACAATGTTCTGCCATCAGCAGAAGAGCATCCTACATGCTGTAAATCATTACAGGCAGAGTCTGGTTATGGTGAATCCATAACAAGCTGGTCCATTTAGATAATAACAATCTTGaaacaaaatatacatatatggaTATAGATATGAATATAGCTATAATGGGAAAGTAATGAAAAAGAGATCCACCTTACAAACAGGATACATGCTAATAATATCACAACTTCTGAACGGTTCTTGGCATTCCATATCATAATCTCTAGGAACCAACTCTAGACCAATCTGGGAAAAAAATATAAGTAAAACTCAGCATCTGTCATCTGATGAACTCAGCAGCTGAAAGATATCAACAAGAAATAGTACCTTATAGCAAAGTCCGCGAAGAACAGAAAGTTTCCTTAAATGTTGGAATTCATCTTTCAGTTTCCAACCGAATTTTGCTCCAAGGAACTTTCTTAACCACGTCAGTTTGAGAAAATAGTCATCATTTGCACTTGAGGCATTAACATCCACTCCGCAACTTCCAAGTAAGAAATTCAGGGTTGAAGCTATAACCACAGGTAAATCCTCAATTTTCTCAACTGATGCCACAACTGCTTTCACTACATGCTTGAAAGCTCGAGTAATCATCTCATGGATGCAAAGTGATTGTATGTGAGGAAGCTTCTCAGAAAGTTCAACCTGACTTGTACAATGATAATAAGAGTCAACAAAAACAAGGAACCGTACTTCTAAGCATGTACTTTATGTAATTTTTCATGAATAAAACTACATTTATTAGGAAGTCAGAGAGTATTACTTGAAAACTATCCTAGTGCCAATAAGAAAGGATTTAAGATAACCAATAATCACTTTCGCAAAAGGATTCAAGAGGACTGATTTTTTTGAGAGTTTCCTCACCACACGACCCAAAGAGTGCATCTGTAATCCCCTTAAATGCATGAAGTCAGTTAGCGTACGACCATCAACGGGAGAAAGTTCAAGCGATCCAAAATCTGTTACCTAATGAAGTAAAAAGTTTGTCCATGAACTGTGCATTAAACCCAAAAAGTATGTCTTAAAAGATAATAGCTTGGGCTATTGAATAGTACCAGCTTTGGTAAAGCAATGTCATCATAATACTTGCATGCCATCTTAATAAGCTCCTCAGCTGACTGTTGCGAACAGCAAACTTAAAAGATTG harbors:
- the LOC108486087 gene encoding protein REDUCED CHLOROPLAST COVERAGE 3 isoform X3 codes for the protein MQIKICNGKLIQVVASIKGFYTVGKHFFKSHSLLDLLQNLSQAFANAYESLMKAFVGHNKFGNLPYGFRANTWLVPPPVAECPANFPSFPSEDEEWGGNGGGQGRNGEYDLRPWATDFSILASLPCKTEEERIIRDRKAFLLHSQFIDVSIFKAVAAIQHVMNSRLNVKGHPDSVLHEHRTGDLSILVKHDSEDVKLECGVKVAGHQSSGMTTSETARRNLLKGITADENVVVHDTSALGTVIVRHCGYTAIVSVVGDVKKEKSGARDIEIDDQPDGGANALNINSLRVLLHKSSPAEVTGGGQSNQSNLIDSKSSRYLVQRVIKENLTKLEENSAAPERTIRWELGSCWVQYLQKQETSTDATSKGLANDQEAEAAVKGLGKQFKFLKKRDKKPSNISSTVEKEDNDSELCSEDVKSNLGQESNVELSSEMELKHLISKEAFSRLEQSGTGLHLKSAEELIKMACKYYDDIALPKLVTDFGSLELSPVDGRTLTDFMHLRGLQMHSLGRVVELSEKLPHIQSLCIHEMITRAFKHVVKAVVASVEKIEDLPVVIASTLNFLLGSCGVDVNASSANDDYFLKLTWLRKFLGAKFGWKLKDEFQHLRKLSVLRGLCYKIGLELVPRDYDMECQEPFRSCDIISMYPVCKHVGCSSADGRTLLESSKIALDKGKLEDAVNYGTKALTKMIAVCGPYHRTTASAYSLLAVVLYHTGDFNQAAVYQQKALDINERELGLDHPDTMKSYGDLSVFYYRLQHMEMALKYVNRALFLLHFTCGLSHPNTAATYINVAMMEEGMGNVHVALRYLHEALKCNQRLLGADHIQTAASYHAIAIALSLMEAYSLSVQHEQTTLKILQAKLGPDDLRTQDAAAWLEYFESKALEQQEAARTGTPKPDASIASKGHLSVSDLLNYISPDQDSKGSDVQRKQRRSKVLQISDKTHDTRNNLQTDGAVFVDATDKATATVDINEIGTLSSIHPEEPEETDNIYSIEPTVTTEVVEDTTSDEGWQEANSKGRSGNATGKKYGRKKPVFAKLKVNGCEYSNGRESGSRRDIISPAGKTVPKNIIKEMQTVKQSKSSSLNPRGISIGLPASVSRGSSPSANLSAIASKSLSYKEVAAAPPGTVLKPLLEPSEGKMEQSMCAETANVEDGNNISVVDDVVDDNDETEGTHDTESQSEETAPEIDKVSSCSQEKGLEAKGSKLSASAEPFNPGALYHPLNSVSVTCVYDVTASQGMLAEPVVPPVAARVPCGPRSTLFYTNNNSYGSFLRYQTPILEQNGFGSPRVMNPHAPAFVPSKIWQMTGTGDLSVSEEAMNTEVKEVDKKSSREVNGSNPKKSSAEEKSELARQILLSFIVRSAKQNMDGACEALINDKRLNHSQNSSDAVTRDTAIIKFLYGNEGKDLDSQSGSNEEPKALDENKKKPGDGEGFTVVKKRRKNRQQLTNVVTGLYNQQSICASAR